The following is a genomic window from Collimonas fungivorans Ter331.
CCTCGGCTGGGTGGGGCAATGCCGGCGGCGGCGCGGCGCAAGCCTTGATGCCGTTGCTGGCGACAGCGTTGCTGATGCTGGGCGTCAGCGAGACCTTGGGCTGGCGTCTGGCGTTGTTGGTGCCAGGCGTGTTCATGCTGATCATGGCGGCGCTGTACTGGCGCTATACGCAGGATTGCCCGCAAGGCAATTACGCGGATTTGCGCGCCCGCGGCGTGGCGATAGAGGGTGGGAAAAAGGGCGGCTGGGCCAGTTTTCGCGCCGCCAGCGCCAACTACCGGGTGTGGCTGCTGTTCGTTACTTACGGCGCTTGTTTCGGCGTCGAGATTTTCATTCACAACATCGCTGCCATTTATTACGTCGACCACTTCGGCTTGTCGCTGAAGGGGGCGGGCATGGCCGCCGCCAGCTTTGGTTTGCTAGCCTTGTTTGCGCGTGCGCTGGGCGGCTGGCTGTCCGATAAAGCGGCATTGCGCGGCAACCTGGATAGCCGGGCGGCATTGCTGTTTGTGCTGATGTTGGGCGAGGGTTTGGGTTTGCTGTGGTTTGCCCACGCCGGCAGCGTGGCGCTGGCGGTGGTGGCGATGCTGACGTTTGGCCTGTTCACCCACATGGCCTGCGGCGCCACTTATGCGCTGGTGCCGTTCATCGACCGCAAGGCGCTGGGCGGCGTGGCCGGCATCATCGGCGCCGGCGGCAATGTCGGCGCGGTTGCTGCCGGTTTCCTGATGAAAGGCCTGGGCGATACCCAGCAAACGCTGACCATGCTCGGCGCGCTGGTGACGATTTCGGCGCTGTGCGCCATCGCCGTGCGCTTCAGCCCGGAACACAAGGCGCAGGAACAGGAATTGCACGATCTCGCACTAGCCACCCGAAATGCATAAAGGACGCACCATGAAAATCATCGTCATCGGTCACGGCATGGTCGGCCACAAGTTCCTGGAATGCCTGGCCGAGGCCGGCACGCCAGGGATGGCAGTCACTGTGCTGTGCGAAGAACCGCGCCCGGCTTACGACCGCGTCCACCTGTCGGAATTCTTTTCGGGCAAATCGGCGCAAGACCTGTCGCTGGTGGCGCCCGGCTTTTTCGAAGCCAACAGCCATATCGAACTGAAGCTGAACGCCAAGGCGCAACTGATCGACAGCATCGCCAGGACCGTGACGGTGAATGTCGGCGGCGCCATCGAAATCCTGTCGTACGACAAGCTGGTGATCGCGACCGGCTCCTATCCGTTTGTGCCGACCCTTGCCGGCAACCAGCGCAAGGATTGTTTTGTCTACCGCACCATCGAGGATCTGGAAGCGATGCTGGAATGCGGCAAACGGTCGCGCAGCGGCGTCGTCATCGGCGGCGGCCTGCTCGGGCTGGAATGCGCCAAGGCTTTGCGCGACATGCAGCTGGAAACCCATGTGGTCGAGTTCGCGCCGCGCCTGATGGCGGTGCAGGTGGATGAAAGCGGCGGCCGCATCCTGCGCCAGAAAATCGAAGAACTGGGCGTCACTGCGCATACGCAAAAGAACACCCTGGAAATCGTCGACGGCAAAAGCGGCACGCATCGCATGAATTTCGACGACGGCAGCCATCTCGATACCGACATGATCGTATTTTCCGCCGGCATCCGTCCGCGCGACGAGCTGGCGCGCGACAGCGGCCTCAAGGTCGGCGAGCGCGGCGGCATCGTGATCGACAACAGCTGCCGCAGCTCCGATCCGGATATCTATGCGATTGGTGAATGCGCTTTGTGGAACGGCCGCATATTCGGCTTGGTGGCGCCGGGTTACGACATGGCGCGTATCGCTGCCAAGCACATGCTCACGGTTGACGGCAGCACGGCGGTTCCTGAATTCAGCGGCGCCGACATGAGCACCAAGCTCAAGCTGATGGGCGTCGATGTCGCCAGCATCGGCGATCCGCACGGCAAGGAAGCCGGCAGCCGCTCCTACCAGTTCACCGACGAGCGCAAGCAGATCTACAAGAAGATCGTGGTGTCGGAATGCGGCAAATACCTGCTGGGCGGCGTGATGGTGGGCGACGCCAGCGAATACGGCACGCTGCTTCAGATGATGCTCAACCGCATCGAACTGCCGGCCTCGCCCGAGTTCCTGATCCTGCCGCAGGCCGACGGCCAGGCCAGGGTGGGCTTGGGCGTCGATGCCTTACCGGAAACGGCGCAGATCTGTTCTTGCAATAATGTGTCGAAAGGCGACTTGTGCGCGGCGGTGAGCGCCGGCGCCACCAGCATCGGCGCCCTGAAAAGCTGCACCAAGGCCGGCACTTCCTGCGGCGGCTGCGTGGCGCTGGTGACGCAGATCATGAAGTCCGAGATGAAGAAGCAGGGCGTGGCCGTCAACAACCATGTCTGCGAACATTTTCCGTATTCGCGCCAGGAGCTGTTCCACCTGGTGAAGGTGGGCCAGATCAAGACTTTCGGCGCCCTGCTGGAACAGCACGGCAAGGGCCTTGGCTGCGATATCTGCAAGCCGGTGACGGCCAGCATCCTGGCTTCCTGCTGGAACGACTTTGTGCTGAAAAAGGAACACGCCAGCCTGCAGGATTCGAACGACTACTTCCTCGGCAATATCCAGAAAGACGGTACCTATTCGGTGGTGCCGCGCATGGCCGGCGGCGAGGTCACGCCGGACGGCTTGATCGCGGTCGGCCAAGTCGCCAAGAAGTACGGCTTGTACACCAAGATCACCGGCGGCCAGCGGGTCGACCTGTTCGGCGCCCGCGTCGAGCAGCTGCCGCTGATCTGGGAAGAGCTGATCGCGGCCGGCTTCGAATCCGGCCACGCTTACGGCAAGTCGCTGCGCACCGTCAAATCCTGCGTCGGCTCGACCTGGTGCCGCTACGGCGTCGACGACAGCGTCGGCCTGGCGATTGCATTGGAAAACCGCTACAAGGGTTTGCGCGCGCCGCACAAGATCAAGTTCGGCGTCTCCGGCTGCACCCGCGAATGCGCCGAGGCGCAGGGCAAGGACGTCGGCATCATCGCCACCGAAAAAGGCTGGAACCTGTACGTGTGCGGCAACGGCGGCATGAAGCCGCGCCATGCGGAACTGCTGGCATCGGACCTGGACAAGGCGACCTTGATCCAGACCATAGACCGTTTCCTGATGTTCTACATCCGCACTGCCGACCGCCTGCAGCGCACCAGCGTCTGGCGCGACAACCTGGAAGGCGGGCTCGATTACCTGAAACAGGTGGTGGTGGACGACAAGCTGCATATTGCAGCCGAACTGGAAGCCGACATGCAGCACGTGGTCGACACTTACGAATGCGAATGGAAGCACGCGGTGACCGATGCCGAAACGCGCAAGCGCTTCCAGCATTTCGTCAACAGCGAACAGGCCGACAATAACGTGGTATTCATGCAAGAGCGCGGCCAGATCCGTCCGGCCACCATAGAAGAACGCAAGCGCATCAACATCCCGGTTGTCGTGGAAACCGTTTAAAGGAATACCATGCACAACGACCAACAAAGCAGCAACTGGATCGCCGTTTGTCAGCTGGACGATATCTTGCCGGACACCGGCGTCTGCGCGCTGGTCAACGGCGAGCAGGTTGCCGTGTTCCATGTGGTCGACGGCGAACATCGAGTCTTCGCCATCGGCAACTACGATCCGAACGCCGAAGCGGCGGTATTGTCGCGCGGCCTGGTCGGCAGCCTGGGGGAGCGCATCGTAGTCGCTTCTCCCATCTATAAACACCATTTCGATTTGCAGACCGGCGAATGCCTGGAGGCGCCGGAACATTCCGTGAACGCCTATCCGGCCCGCATCAGCGAGGGCAAGGTGTGGGTAGCCGCATGCATATGAACATCGCAAATGACACGCCATCGACAGCCAGGAAACCGGCGCTGGCGGTGATCGGCAACGGCATGGCTGGCATGCGCACGGTCGAAGAACTGCTGAAGCTGGCGCCGGACCTGTACGACATCACCGTGTTCGGCGCCGAGCCGCACGGCAACTACAACCGCATCCTGCTGTCGCCGCTGCTGGCGGGCGACAAGAGCATGGACGACATCATGCTCAATACGCCGGAGTGGTACCGGCAGCACGGGATCACGCTGCATGCCGGCGATCCGGTGACCGGCATAGACCGGCAGCGCCGGATTGTCCGCTCGCGCGCCGGCATCGAGCTGCGCTACGACCGCCTGCTGCTGGCGACCGGCTCCAAGCCCTTCATCATTCCGGTGCCGGGCCATCAACTGCCGGGCGTGATCGCCTTCCGCGATATCCAGGACGTCGAAACCATGCTGGCGGCGGCGCGCAGCCATCGCCATGCAGTGGTCATCGGCGGCGGCCTGCTCGGGCTGGAAGCCGCCAACGGCCTGTTGCGGCAAGGCATGGATGTGACGGTAGTGCATGTCATGGACAGCCTGATGGAAAGGCAGCTGGACAAGTCGGCGGCGGTCTTGCTGAAGAAGGCGCTGGAACAGAAAGGCCTGCGGTTTTTACTGAACGCTCAGACCGCTGAAATTATCGGCGCCGAACAAGTCACCGCGGTGCGCTTCAAGGATGGCACCGAGATTCCTGCCGACCTGGTGGTCATGACCGCCGGCGTCCGTCCCAATATCGAACTGGCGCAGCAGGCCGGCCTGCATTGTGAACGTGCGATCGTGGTCGACGATACCTTGCAGACCTACGATCCGCGCATCTATGCGGTAGGCGAATGTGTGCAGCACCGCATGGCGACTTTCGGCCTGGTGGCGCCGATCTGGGACCAGGCGCGCGTATGCGGCGCCCACCTGGCCGGCGCCGGCCATCGGCGTTATGTGCAGCAGGCCACCGCCACCAAGCTCAAGGTTACCGGCGTCGACTTGTATTCGGCTGGCGATTTCATCGGCGGCGAAGGCAGCGAAGACCTGGTGCTGCGCGATCCGCGCCGCGGCATCTACAAGCGGCTGGTGATCAAAGGCCCGCATATCGTCGGCGCGGTATTGTATGGCGACGTCAAGGACGGCCCCTGGTATTTCGAGATGATCCAGGGCCGCACCGATATTTCGGCGCTGCGCAGCCAGCTGCTGTTCGGCCAGGCGCTGTGCGCCCAGGCCGCCTGAACGGGAGCGCGCATGGATCCGGTCCCGACGTTTCCCTTGCTTGCGGCCAGCCAGCTGGCCGGCACGCTGACCACTTGTCCCTATTGCGGCGTCGGCTGCGGCGTGCGCGCTACCGTGCGCGGCGACGGCCAGGTCGACATCGCCGGCGATGAAACCCATGCCTCGAATGCGGGCCGCCTGTGCGTCAAGGGTTCGGCGCTGGGCGAAACCGTCGACCTGGACGGCCGCCTGCTGCATCCGCAGATGCGGGCGCGGCACGGCGATGCATTGCAGCGCGTGTCCTGGGATGCGGCGCTGGACAAGGTCGCGCTTGGTTTTCGTTCAGTCATCGAGCAACACGGCCCGGACGCTGTTGCGCTGTACGTCTCGGGCCAGTTGCTGACGGAAGACTATTACATTGCCAATAAACTGATGAAGGGTTACATCGGCAGCGCCAACATCGACACCAATTCACGCCTGTGCATGTCGTCCGCCGTCGCCGGCCACAAGCGTGCTTTCGGCGCCGACCTGGTGCCGCTCTGTTATGAAGACCTGGAACTGGCCGACCTGGTGGTGCTGGTCGGCTCCAACACCGCGTGGTGTCATCCGATCCTGTTCCAGCGCATCGCCAGGATCAGGGAAACGCGGCCGCAGATGAAGCTGGTGGTGATCGATCCGCGCCGCACCGCCACTTGCGAACTGGCCGACCTGCACCTGCCGTTGAAGGCCGGCAGCGATGTCTGGCTGTTCAACGGCCTGCTCAGCTTCCTGGCGCGCCACGATGCCGCCGATGGCAGTTTCATTGAAGCGCATACCAATGGCCTGGAGGCGGCGCTGGAAACCGCCGAGGCCGAATGCGCCGACCTGGCGGCGGTAGCAAAAACCTGCAAACTCGATCCGCAAGACTTGCTGACTTTCTACGAATGGTTCGCGGCGAATGAGAAAGTGGTGACCGCCTTTTCGCAAGGCGTCAATCAATCGTCGTCCGGCACCGATAAGGTCAACAGCATCATCAATTGCCACTTGCTGACCGGGCGCATCGGAAAAGAAGGCATGGGTCCGTTTTCGATCACCGGCCAGCCGAACGCCATGGGCGGCCGCGAGGTGGGTGGCATGGCGAACATGCTGGCCGCGCACATGGACCTGGACAATCCGCGCCACCGGCAGACGGTGCAGGATTTCTGGCAGGCGCCGCGCATGGCGCAGCGGCCCGGGCTGAAGGCGCTGGACCTGTTCCAGGCAATCGAAGCCGGCCAGGTCAAGGCGGTATGGATCATCGCCACCAACCCGGTAGTCAGCCTGCCGGATGCGGACCAGGTGCAGCGCGCGCTGGCCAAGTGCGAGCTGGTGGTGATGTCCGATATCATCGAAAAAACCGACACCGGCGCTTTCGCCCATGTCGTGCTGCCGGCCCTGGGCTGGGGCGAGAAAGATGGCACGGTCACCAGCTCGGAACGCCGCATCTCGCGTCAGCGCGCTTTCCTGCCGGCCCCGGGCGAAGCGCGCGCCGACTGGCAGATCCTGTGCCAGGTGGCGCAGCGCATGGGTTACGCAGGTTTCGATTTCAGCGCAGCGCACCAGGTGTTCGACGAGCACGCGCGCCTTAGTTCCTTCCGCAACGGCGATGCTTTCGGCCAGCGCCGGGTATTTAATCTGGCCGGCCTGAGCGGCCTGGACCAGGCCGCCTTCGATGCCTTGCAGCCGGTGCAATGGCCTGTCGTCGCCACCTCTGCCGGTGAAAAACAGGGTACGGCACGGCTGTTCGCCGATGGCCGTTTTGCCCACGCCGACGGCAAGGCGCGTTTTATCGCTACCGCGCCAAGGGCGCCGCAGCACGCAGCCGACAGCGACTATCCGCTGAGCCTGAATACCGGCCGCGTGCGCGACCAGTGGCACACCATGACGCGCACCGGCAAGTCGCCCAAGCTGGCTGACCATGTGCCGGAATCTTTCGTCGACATGCACCCGCAGGATGCTTTGCTGTATGGCGTGCGAGAAGGCGCGCTGGCGCGCGTGTCCAGCCGCTGGGGATCGATGGTGGCGCGGGTGCAGCATGGCGGCGGCATCGCGCGCGGCAGTATTTTTGTGCCTATCCATTGGAACGGCCAGTCGGCGTCGGACGCGCGGGTGGGAGCGCTGGTCAATCCGGTGGTCGATCCAGTTTCCGGCGAGCCGGAATTCAAGCATACGCCGGTGCTGGTCGAAGAATTCCGCGTGGCCTGGTACGGGTTCGTGCTGAGCCGCGGCCGGCCGGTGCTCGACGACGTCACCCACTGGACCCGGATCCAGGGACGGCGCTTCAACCGTTACGAACTGGCCGGCCGCAGCCCGATCGCCGACCATGGCGCCTGGGCCGCCGACCTGCTGGGCGTTGCTATTGCCGACGCCGACTGGCTGGAATATCAGGACGCCAGCGCCGGCATCTATCGCGCGGTGCATGTGGTGGATGATCGTATCGAGGCTTGTCTGTTCCTGTCGCCGCGGCCGGACCTGCCGTCGCGCGCCTGGCTGGCCGGCCTGTTCGTCAAGGAGCAGCTGGAAGATGCCGACCGGATCGGCCTGCTGCTGGGCCAGCCGATAGCGAAGGGCGCCGATACCGGCCCTACGGTGTGTTCCTGTTTTTCAGTCGGCCGCAATACCATTTGCGATGCGGCGCGCAAGCAGGGCCTGACCACCGTGGCACAGGTCACCGCCTGCCTGAAAGCCGGCGGCAACTGCGGCTCTTGCGTGCCGGAGATTAAAAAGCTGTTGACGGAAATCTCAATTGTAGAAGTGGTATAGACCGGGAAATCTGATTAACTAAGTTACCATTATTTTACTTAAAACGAAAATGATGGAGACGAACATGGTTTTCTTCTTTGCACCATCGCGCCGGCATTATTCCCGTTTAGCCGCGCTGATCCTCGCGGCCGGCCTTGCCATTGCCGCACCGACGTACGCCGATACCTCCGCTGTCCTTAACACCGCTGCTTATCCGGCGCCACCGTCCGAGCTGTATCCGCAGCTGTTTTCGGCGGTGCAGACCAGCCAGGTTTTCGAGGACGGCAAGACCTTTGTCGACGCCTTGCCGAAAGGCCGGCCTGCCGCCATCGAAGCCGAGTACCTGCGGACCAAGGAGCGGCCCGGTTTCGCGCTGGCGGATTTTGTCCGGCAGCATTTTGAACTGCCGCAAGACGATCCGGACGCTTACGTCAGCGATCGCTCGCAATCGCTGCAGCAGCACATCGCCGGCTTGTGGCCGCACCTGACCCAGCAGCCGGCGAAGACCAGCGCAGCCTCGTCGCTGCTGCCTTTGCCGCAACCTTATGTGGTGCCGGGCGGGCGCTTCCGCGAAGTGTATTACTGGGATTCCTACTTCACCATGCTGGGCCTGCTGCAAAACGGCAAGCCGCAGCTGATTCGTGCCATGGTGGATAATTTCGCCAGCCTGATCGACCGCTACGGCCATATCCCGAACGGCAACCGCAGCTATTACCTGAGCCGCTCGCAGCCGCCGTTCTACTTCAAGATGGTGGGCCTGCTGTCGACCCAGGACCCAGCCGCCGCCTATGCGCGCTACCTGCCGCAGCTGCGGCGCGAGTACGGCTTCTGGATGGATGGCGAGCGTGGACTCAAGCCCGGCACGGCATACCGGCGGGTAGTGGCGCTGGCCGACGGCGCCGTGCTGAACCGCTAC
Proteins encoded in this region:
- a CDS encoding MFS transporter, producing MANKATSIQLFSLRTPQMRAFHLTWMAFFVCFFAWFACAPLMPLIKGQLGLSMAQIANINIAAVAVTILVRLLVGPLCDRYGPRKTYTGLLLIGALPVFGVAMVQSYESFLFFRLCIGAVGASFVITQYHTSVMFASNVVGTANAASAGWGNAGGGAAQALMPLLATALLMLGVSETLGWRLALLVPGVFMLIMAALYWRYTQDCPQGNYADLRARGVAIEGGKKGGWASFRAASANYRVWLLFVTYGACFGVEIFIHNIAAIYYVDHFGLSLKGAGMAAASFGLLALFARALGGWLSDKAALRGNLDSRAALLFVLMLGEGLGLLWFAHAGSVALAVVAMLTFGLFTHMACGATYALVPFIDRKALGGVAGIIGAGGNVGAVAAGFLMKGLGDTQQTLTMLGALVTISALCAIAVRFSPEHKAQEQELHDLALATRNA
- the nirB gene encoding nitrite reductase large subunit NirB, whose translation is MKIIVIGHGMVGHKFLECLAEAGTPGMAVTVLCEEPRPAYDRVHLSEFFSGKSAQDLSLVAPGFFEANSHIELKLNAKAQLIDSIARTVTVNVGGAIEILSYDKLVIATGSYPFVPTLAGNQRKDCFVYRTIEDLEAMLECGKRSRSGVVIGGGLLGLECAKALRDMQLETHVVEFAPRLMAVQVDESGGRILRQKIEELGVTAHTQKNTLEIVDGKSGTHRMNFDDGSHLDTDMIVFSAGIRPRDELARDSGLKVGERGGIVIDNSCRSSDPDIYAIGECALWNGRIFGLVAPGYDMARIAAKHMLTVDGSTAVPEFSGADMSTKLKLMGVDVASIGDPHGKEAGSRSYQFTDERKQIYKKIVVSECGKYLLGGVMVGDASEYGTLLQMMLNRIELPASPEFLILPQADGQARVGLGVDALPETAQICSCNNVSKGDLCAAVSAGATSIGALKSCTKAGTSCGGCVALVTQIMKSEMKKQGVAVNNHVCEHFPYSRQELFHLVKVGQIKTFGALLEQHGKGLGCDICKPVTASILASCWNDFVLKKEHASLQDSNDYFLGNIQKDGTYSVVPRMAGGEVTPDGLIAVGQVAKKYGLYTKITGGQRVDLFGARVEQLPLIWEELIAAGFESGHAYGKSLRTVKSCVGSTWCRYGVDDSVGLAIALENRYKGLRAPHKIKFGVSGCTRECAEAQGKDVGIIATEKGWNLYVCGNGGMKPRHAELLASDLDKATLIQTIDRFLMFYIRTADRLQRTSVWRDNLEGGLDYLKQVVVDDKLHIAAELEADMQHVVDTYECEWKHAVTDAETRKRFQHFVNSEQADNNVVFMQERGQIRPATIEERKRINIPVVVETV
- the nirD gene encoding nitrite reductase small subunit NirD; translated protein: MHNDQQSSNWIAVCQLDDILPDTGVCALVNGEQVAVFHVVDGEHRVFAIGNYDPNAEAAVLSRGLVGSLGERIVVASPIYKHHFDLQTGECLEAPEHSVNAYPARISEGKVWVAACI
- a CDS encoding NAD(P)/FAD-dependent oxidoreductase encodes the protein MNIANDTPSTARKPALAVIGNGMAGMRTVEELLKLAPDLYDITVFGAEPHGNYNRILLSPLLAGDKSMDDIMLNTPEWYRQHGITLHAGDPVTGIDRQRRIVRSRAGIELRYDRLLLATGSKPFIIPVPGHQLPGVIAFRDIQDVETMLAAARSHRHAVVIGGGLLGLEAANGLLRQGMDVTVVHVMDSLMERQLDKSAAVLLKKALEQKGLRFLLNAQTAEIIGAEQVTAVRFKDGTEIPADLVVMTAGVRPNIELAQQAGLHCERAIVVDDTLQTYDPRIYAVGECVQHRMATFGLVAPIWDQARVCGAHLAGAGHRRYVQQATATKLKVTGVDLYSAGDFIGGEGSEDLVLRDPRRGIYKRLVIKGPHIVGAVLYGDVKDGPWYFEMIQGRTDISALRSQLLFGQALCAQAA
- a CDS encoding nitrate reductase produces the protein MDPVPTFPLLAASQLAGTLTTCPYCGVGCGVRATVRGDGQVDIAGDETHASNAGRLCVKGSALGETVDLDGRLLHPQMRARHGDALQRVSWDAALDKVALGFRSVIEQHGPDAVALYVSGQLLTEDYYIANKLMKGYIGSANIDTNSRLCMSSAVAGHKRAFGADLVPLCYEDLELADLVVLVGSNTAWCHPILFQRIARIRETRPQMKLVVIDPRRTATCELADLHLPLKAGSDVWLFNGLLSFLARHDAADGSFIEAHTNGLEAALETAEAECADLAAVAKTCKLDPQDLLTFYEWFAANEKVVTAFSQGVNQSSSGTDKVNSIINCHLLTGRIGKEGMGPFSITGQPNAMGGREVGGMANMLAAHMDLDNPRHRQTVQDFWQAPRMAQRPGLKALDLFQAIEAGQVKAVWIIATNPVVSLPDADQVQRALAKCELVVMSDIIEKTDTGAFAHVVLPALGWGEKDGTVTSSERRISRQRAFLPAPGEARADWQILCQVAQRMGYAGFDFSAAHQVFDEHARLSSFRNGDAFGQRRVFNLAGLSGLDQAAFDALQPVQWPVVATSAGEKQGTARLFADGRFAHADGKARFIATAPRAPQHAADSDYPLSLNTGRVRDQWHTMTRTGKSPKLADHVPESFVDMHPQDALLYGVREGALARVSSRWGSMVARVQHGGGIARGSIFVPIHWNGQSASDARVGALVNPVVDPVSGEPEFKHTPVLVEEFRVAWYGFVLSRGRPVLDDVTHWTRIQGRRFNRYELAGRSPIADHGAWAADLLGVAIADADWLEYQDASAGIYRAVHVVDDRIEACLFLSPRPDLPSRAWLAGLFVKEQLEDADRIGLLLGQPIAKGADTGPTVCSCFSVGRNTICDAARKQGLTTVAQVTACLKAGGNCGSCVPEIKKLLTEISIVEVV
- the treF gene encoding alpha,alpha-trehalase TreF, producing the protein MVFFFAPSRRHYSRLAALILAAGLAIAAPTYADTSAVLNTAAYPAPPSELYPQLFSAVQTSQVFEDGKTFVDALPKGRPAAIEAEYLRTKERPGFALADFVRQHFELPQDDPDAYVSDRSQSLQQHIAGLWPHLTQQPAKTSAASSLLPLPQPYVVPGGRFREVYYWDSYFTMLGLLQNGKPQLIRAMVDNFASLIDRYGHIPNGNRSYYLSRSQPPFYFKMVGLLSTQDPAAAYARYLPQLRREYGFWMDGERGLKPGTAYRRVVALADGAVLNRYYDDRAVPRDESYAEDVNLARQSGRQPAEVYRDIRAGAESGWDFSSRWFADGKTLATIETTAILPVDLNSLLYGLENAIRLGCERVRDLACNGDFKQRAERRRVAVQKYMWDEAGGYYVDYQWRKQQSTARPGAAAFYPLFAGIAEPVQAARVAQWAGKELLKPHGIVTTPVDSGQQWDAPNGWAPLQWIAVDGLNRYGLHAQARDIATRWMGKVQQVYAGSGKLVEKYDVVGSGAKAGGGEYALQDGFGWTNGVAMQLMTLYPELKRP